The following proteins come from a genomic window of Lolium rigidum isolate FL_2022 chromosome 5, APGP_CSIRO_Lrig_0.1, whole genome shotgun sequence:
- the LOC124658100 gene encoding OVARIAN TUMOR DOMAIN-containing deubiquitinating enzyme 5-like isoform X2, which yields MDETLAAAPEQAAPEREKETLEEVMSRHRKEKSKLQDKETNLKKAAAKGSKAEQKAKKKQVEEEISRLSAELEAKHAAELASFGYKAEGSSEKGNLDTLVNAIAGVSVSSNADSAKQPGKAARRREKKAKEEAAREQRIQEEQTNLVSDRMVEDEKLEKRLEPLGLTIHEIKPDGHCLYRAIENQLSLHSKGTTQYSHQELRQMTAKYMREHAADFLPFFLSEGKAEAGPDPSKSFESYCAEIESTAAWGGQLELGALTHCLKKHIVVYSGSFPDVEMGKEYNKKLEAGGDPSIRLSYHRHAYGLGEHYNSVIPAELET from the coding sequence GAAAGAGAAATCCAAACTCCAGGATAAGGAAACAAACCTCAAGAAAGCAGCTGCCAAAggcagcaaagctgagcagaaggCCAAGAAAAAGCAGGTGGAGGAAGAGATATCACGCCTCTCAGCTGAATTGGAGGCGAAGCATGCTGCAGAGCTTGCTTCTTTTGGGTACAAGGCTGAAGGCAGCTCTGAGAAGGGGAACCTTGACACCTTAGTGAATGCTATAGCTGGTGTTTCTGTCTCCAGCAATGCAGATTCCGCAAAGCAGCCTGGGAAGGCTGCAAGACGGCGGGAGAAGAAGGCAAAGGAAGAAGCTGCTCGAGAGCAGCGAattcaagaagaacaaaccaATCTCGTGAGCGATCGCATGGTGGAAGACGAGAAACTTGAAAAGAGGCTCGAGCCCTTGGGGCTGACCATTCATGAGATAAAGCCAGACGGCCACTGCTTGTACCGCGCTATCGAGAACCAGCTGTCGCTCCATTCCAAAGGCACTACACAGTACAGTCACCAGGAGCTACGGCAAATGACAGCCAAGTACATGAGAGAGCACGCTGCAGATTTCCTCCCATTTTTCCTTTCAGAGGGCAAAGCTGAGGCTGGACCAGATCCTTCCAAGAGCTTCGAGAGCTACTGTGCGGAGATCGAATCCACCGCTGCTTGGGGCGGGCAACTTGAGCTCGGTGCTCTCACACACTGCCTAAAGAAGCACATCGTGGTCTACTCGGGCTCATTTCCAGATGTAGAGATGGGCAAAGAGTACAACAAGAAGCTGGAAGCAGGAGGTGACCCTAGCATCAGGCTTTCCTACCACAGGCATGCCTATGGTCTAGGCGAGCACTACAACTCAGTGATCCCTGCCGAGTTGGAAACCTGA
- the LOC124658100 gene encoding OVARIAN TUMOR DOMAIN-containing deubiquitinating enzyme 5-like isoform X1, whose translation MDETLAAAAAAPEQAAPEREKETLEEVMSRHRKEKSKLQDKETNLKKAAAKGSKAEQKAKKKQVEEEISRLSAELEAKHAAELASFGYKAEGSSEKGNLDTLVNAIAGVSVSSNADSAKQPGKAARRREKKAKEEAAREQRIQEEQTNLVSDRMVEDEKLEKRLEPLGLTIHEIKPDGHCLYRAIENQLSLHSKGTTQYSHQELRQMTAKYMREHAADFLPFFLSEGKAEAGPDPSKSFESYCAEIESTAAWGGQLELGALTHCLKKHIVVYSGSFPDVEMGKEYNKKLEAGGDPSIRLSYHRHAYGLGEHYNSVIPAELET comes from the coding sequence GAAAGAGAAATCCAAACTCCAGGATAAGGAAACAAACCTCAAGAAAGCAGCTGCCAAAggcagcaaagctgagcagaaggCCAAGAAAAAGCAGGTGGAGGAAGAGATATCACGCCTCTCAGCTGAATTGGAGGCGAAGCATGCTGCAGAGCTTGCTTCTTTTGGGTACAAGGCTGAAGGCAGCTCTGAGAAGGGGAACCTTGACACCTTAGTGAATGCTATAGCTGGTGTTTCTGTCTCCAGCAATGCAGATTCCGCAAAGCAGCCTGGGAAGGCTGCAAGACGGCGGGAGAAGAAGGCAAAGGAAGAAGCTGCTCGAGAGCAGCGAattcaagaagaacaaaccaATCTCGTGAGCGATCGCATGGTGGAAGACGAGAAACTTGAAAAGAGGCTCGAGCCCTTGGGGCTGACCATTCATGAGATAAAGCCAGACGGCCACTGCTTGTACCGCGCTATCGAGAACCAGCTGTCGCTCCATTCCAAAGGCACTACACAGTACAGTCACCAGGAGCTACGGCAAATGACAGCCAAGTACATGAGAGAGCACGCTGCAGATTTCCTCCCATTTTTCCTTTCAGAGGGCAAAGCTGAGGCTGGACCAGATCCTTCCAAGAGCTTCGAGAGCTACTGTGCGGAGATCGAATCCACCGCTGCTTGGGGCGGGCAACTTGAGCTCGGTGCTCTCACACACTGCCTAAAGAAGCACATCGTGGTCTACTCGGGCTCATTTCCAGATGTAGAGATGGGCAAAGAGTACAACAAGAAGCTGGAAGCAGGAGGTGACCCTAGCATCAGGCTTTCCTACCACAGGCATGCCTATGGTCTAGGCGAGCACTACAACTCAGTGATCCCTGCCGAGTTGGAAACCTGA